A DNA window from Balneolaceae bacterium contains the following coding sequences:
- a CDS encoding dihydrodipicolinate reductase C-terminal domain-containing protein: MDTDINIAVIGTGKTGGEVLRLLPGERVTGPFDSSNAPTEEALREADAAVIFVPPGAAGEILETVLASEVPAAWGTTGFEWPGDLDARLRKRGTSWIRASNFSLGMNIIRHCLGVISVGSGVLDEPVFHIHEVHHAQKQDAPSGTALAWKEWLGREAEITSERKGDIKGIHRLTVKTRPETLTLQHEAHERTVFAKGALWAARQLHAGAAEPGFHDFSELFDRIASRRSDPEN; the protein is encoded by the coding sequence ATGGATACGGACATAAACATAGCGGTCATCGGCACCGGCAAGACCGGCGGCGAAGTGCTGCGTCTTCTGCCCGGCGAGCGGGTGACGGGCCCCTTCGACAGCTCGAACGCTCCGACGGAGGAGGCGCTGCGGGAGGCCGATGCCGCCGTGATCTTCGTGCCGCCCGGCGCCGCGGGGGAGATCCTGGAGACGGTGCTCGCCTCGGAGGTGCCCGCCGCCTGGGGGACCACCGGTTTTGAGTGGCCCGGCGACCTCGACGCGCGCCTGCGGAAGCGGGGCACGTCCTGGATCCGCGCCTCCAACTTCAGCCTGGGCATGAACATCATACGCCACTGCCTGGGTGTTATTTCGGTGGGTTCGGGCGTGCTGGACGAGCCCGTATTCCATATACACGAGGTGCACCACGCCCAAAAGCAGGACGCCCCCAGCGGCACCGCCCTGGCCTGGAAGGAGTGGCTGGGGAGGGAGGCGGAGATCACCTCCGAGCGCAAGGGCGATATCAAGGGCATCCACAGGCTCACCGTGAAGACCCGCCCGGAGACCCTCACCCTGCAGCATGAAGCCCACGAGCGGACCGTATTTGCCAAAGGCGCCCTCTGGGCGGCGCGGCAGCTGCACGCCGGCGCGGCGGAGCCCGGCTTTCACGACTTTTCCGAACTCTTCGACCGGATCGCCTCCCGGCGTAGCGACCCTGAAAACTGA
- a CDS encoding DUF819 family protein yields MESLVIAAPVFTNDAVVLGILLLVLALIFVTSSSKKPFWQKFYTFIPSLLLCYFVPSILNSLGLISGEESNLYFVASRYLLPASLVLLTLSIDFKSILGLGPKAIIMFLAGTVGIMLGGPLAVLLFAWVAPDVLMGTGADEIWRGLSTVAGSWIGGGANQTAMFEIFNPSSELFSAMVTVDIIVANIWLAFLLYGAGISERIDAWFKADATPITELRKKIEDYKASIARIPDLADITSICAVAFVVTAIGHLGADGIAPWIAENAPQLSRLSLDSRFFWIIVIATTLGLALSFTRARKLEGAGASKIGSLFLYVLVATIGMQMNVLAIFESPGFFLIGLTWIIIHVIILFVVAKIINAPFFFVAVGSQANVGGAASAPIVASAFHPALAPVGVLLAVLGYALGTYGAYLCALMMQYVSQFAG; encoded by the coding sequence ATGGAATCACTTGTCATCGCCGCCCCGGTCTTCACCAACGACGCCGTCGTGCTGGGCATCCTCCTGCTGGTGCTCGCCCTCATTTTCGTTACCTCAAGCAGCAAGAAACCCTTCTGGCAGAAGTTTTACACCTTCATCCCCTCCCTGCTGCTCTGCTATTTCGTACCCTCCATCCTGAATTCGCTGGGACTGATCTCCGGGGAGGAGTCCAACCTCTACTTTGTCGCCTCCCGCTACCTGCTGCCCGCCAGCCTGGTGCTGCTCACACTGAGCATCGATTTCAAGAGCATACTGGGACTGGGCCCGAAGGCCATCATCATGTTCCTGGCGGGCACGGTGGGCATCATGCTCGGGGGACCCCTGGCCGTGCTGCTCTTCGCCTGGGTGGCTCCCGACGTGCTGATGGGCACCGGCGCCGACGAGATCTGGCGGGGACTCTCCACTGTGGCGGGAAGCTGGATCGGGGGAGGAGCCAACCAGACAGCCATGTTCGAGATTTTCAATCCCAGCTCAGAGCTCTTTTCAGCCATGGTGACGGTGGATATCATCGTGGCCAACATCTGGCTGGCCTTCCTGCTCTACGGAGCGGGCATCTCCGAGCGCATCGACGCCTGGTTCAAGGCCGACGCCACCCCCATCACGGAGCTACGCAAGAAAATTGAGGATTACAAGGCGAGCATCGCCCGCATCCCCGACCTGGCCGACATCACCTCCATCTGCGCCGTTGCTTTCGTGGTCACGGCCATCGGACACCTGGGCGCCGACGGCATTGCCCCCTGGATCGCCGAGAACGCCCCCCAGCTCAGCCGTCTCAGCCTCGACTCCCGCTTCTTCTGGATCATCGTCATCGCCACCACGCTGGGACTGGCCCTCTCCTTTACGCGTGCCCGCAAGCTGGAGGGTGCCGGAGCCTCCAAGATAGGAAGCCTCTTCCTCTACGTGCTGGTGGCTACCATTGGCATGCAGATGAACGTGCTGGCCATCTTCGAGAGCCCCGGCTTTTTCCTCATTGGACTGACCTGGATCATCATCCACGTGATCATTCTCTTTGTGGTGGCCAAGATCATCAACGCCCCCTTCTTTTTCGTCGCCGTAGGCAGCCAGGCCAACGTGGGCGGGGCGGCCTCGGCCCCCATCGTGGCCTCCGCCTTCCACCCCGCCCTGGCGCCGGTGGGCGTGCTGCTCGCCGTACTGGGCTACGCCCTGGGCACCTACGGGGCCTACCTCTGCGCCCTCATGATGCAGTACGTGAGTCAGTTTGCCGGCTGA
- a CDS encoding serine hydrolase, which yields MLRILKFIGAFLATLLVVVLLVFGFNFDPLLSLIENSDDLQEGSEWVAQASSLQGLTEYVAAHPGRVSILSTSLQNPDSTLAYGPHAPHTMGTLGNFFLLAEFARRAEAGELDPSHTVPLEAVERYQLPYMDATNHRNALRSLAEGEDIRSAEIGRRITLGALMQSAVQFNDLAASDWLWFRLAGEGGENLDALMARMGLSDTELPLPFSGLYTVLNPHLAGATWPAHLDSLGRMDRRTFTDSVIAAARRLHDDPAFRERVQDTFRRHEGMGIGFTQQRDALALFPKSTAAELAGLMEGLQRDSLLSSAVSRRIKSYMDWPLEGGRLTQDFSSYGALYDSRLGMANGMDYGSSAYTGEPFAQTVYFDPLQVAFWFHMSSNLMHQDFQQRLIWDPALRRATAQAILEAGSATAPTDTLNPEQP from the coding sequence ATGCTCCGCATCCTGAAATTCATCGGCGCCTTCCTGGCCACTCTCCTGGTCGTCGTACTGCTCGTTTTCGGCTTCAACTTCGATCCCCTGCTGAGCCTCATCGAGAACAGCGACGACCTGCAGGAGGGCTCCGAATGGGTGGCCCAGGCCAGCTCCCTGCAGGGGCTCACCGAGTATGTGGCGGCCCATCCCGGGCGCGTCTCCATCCTCTCGACCAGCCTGCAGAACCCCGACTCCACCCTTGCCTACGGCCCGCACGCCCCACACACCATGGGCACCCTGGGCAATTTCTTCCTGCTGGCCGAGTTTGCGCGCCGGGCCGAGGCCGGCGAGCTGGATCCCTCCCATACCGTGCCCCTGGAGGCCGTGGAGCGCTACCAGCTGCCCTACATGGACGCCACCAACCACCGCAACGCGCTCCGCAGCCTGGCGGAGGGCGAAGATATACGGTCTGCAGAAATAGGGCGGCGGATCACCCTCGGGGCGCTCATGCAGTCGGCCGTGCAGTTCAATGACCTTGCCGCCTCCGACTGGCTCTGGTTCCGCCTGGCCGGGGAGGGCGGCGAAAACCTGGACGCCCTCATGGCCCGCATGGGACTGTCCGACACCGAACTTCCCCTCCCCTTCAGCGGACTCTACACCGTCCTGAATCCACACCTGGCGGGCGCCACGTGGCCGGCGCACCTGGACAGCCTGGGTCGCATGGACCGCCGGACCTTCACCGACTCGGTCATAGCCGCCGCGCGGCGCCTGCATGACGATCCCGCCTTCCGCGAACGGGTGCAGGACACCTTTCGCCGCCATGAGGGAATGGGCATCGGTTTCACGCAGCAGCGCGACGCCCTGGCCCTCTTTCCCAAGTCCACCGCCGCCGAGCTGGCCGGGCTCATGGAGGGCCTGCAGCGCGACAGCCTCCTCTCGTCCGCCGTATCCCGGCGCATCAAGAGCTACATGGACTGGCCCCTCGAGGGAGGACGGCTCACCCAGGACTTCTCCTCCTACGGCGCCCTCTACGACTCCCGCCTGGGCATGGCCAACGGCATGGACTACGGGTCCTCCGCCTACACCGGTGAACCCTTCGCGCAGACCGTCTATTTCGATCCCCTGCAGGTGGCCTTCTGGTTTCATATGAGCAGCAACCTGATGCACCAGGATTTCCAGCAGCGCCTGATCTGGGACCCTGCCCTGCGCCGGGCCACGGCCCAAGCCATCCTCGAGGCCGGATCAGCCACCGCACCAACCGATACGCTGAACCCCGAACAACCATGA
- a CDS encoding SAM-dependent methyltransferase: MSNESSRGTLYLLPNTLGKTPENNTIPEYVLRVIRSLDHLVVENTQAAVRYLQWVGDAKPEYEIQFRVLNKKTPDHEIASFVKPLREGHDVGLLSEAGMPAVADPGSALVQLAHAEGVRVAPLTGPSSIFLALAASGFNGQQFCFHGYLPIDRNQRRSTIQRLEKRAQKDGATQIFMEAPHRNDAIVEDVLELCAGDTRFCTATNLTLPDEKIRSAPVSRWKESDPASIHKEPTIFLLAAS; this comes from the coding sequence ATGAGTAACGAGAGCTCCCGAGGCACCCTCTACCTGCTTCCCAACACCCTGGGCAAGACGCCCGAAAACAACACCATCCCTGAGTACGTGCTGCGGGTCATCCGCTCCCTGGATCACCTGGTGGTGGAAAACACCCAGGCGGCCGTGCGCTACCTGCAGTGGGTGGGCGATGCCAAACCGGAATATGAAATCCAGTTCCGCGTGCTCAACAAGAAGACGCCTGACCACGAAATCGCCTCCTTCGTCAAGCCACTGCGCGAGGGCCACGACGTGGGACTGCTCTCGGAGGCGGGCATGCCCGCAGTGGCCGACCCCGGCTCCGCGCTGGTGCAGCTGGCCCACGCCGAGGGCGTCCGCGTGGCTCCCCTCACCGGACCCTCCTCCATTTTCCTGGCCCTGGCCGCCAGCGGTTTCAACGGCCAGCAGTTCTGCTTCCACGGCTACCTGCCCATCGACAGGAACCAGCGGCGCTCCACCATCCAGCGCCTGGAGAAGCGCGCGCAGAAAGACGGCGCCACACAGATCTTCATGGAGGCGCCTCACCGCAACGACGCCATCGTAGAGGACGTGCTGGAGCTCTGCGCAGGCGACACCCGCTTCTGCACCGCCACCAACCTCACCCTGCCCGACGAGAAGATCCGCTCGGCGCCGGTGTCCAGGTGGAAGGAATCCGATCCGGCGTCCATCCACAAGGAGCCCACTATCTTCCTGCTGGCGGCCTCCTAA
- a CDS encoding ankyrin repeat domain-containing protein yields MTEDSFLDAAERGDIDSIRRAVEAGINVNTADEHRRTALLKAAKHGHLDIVQFLLDHGADVNIRDNRGTSALYWASDKGHNDIVQVLIQHHSDVDVLDDRGWSAKDQASAHNYEEIVHLLEEAGA; encoded by the coding sequence ATGACCGAAGACTCCTTTCTTGATGCAGCAGAGCGCGGCGATATCGACAGCATTCGCAGGGCCGTGGAAGCGGGTATAAATGTGAACACGGCCGACGAACACCGTCGTACCGCACTTCTGAAAGCGGCCAAGCACGGACACCTGGACATCGTCCAATTTCTACTGGACCACGGCGCGGACGTGAATATCCGCGACAACCGCGGGACCAGCGCCCTCTACTGGGCGTCCGACAAGGGACACAACGACATCGTGCAGGTGCTCATACAGCATCACAGCGACGTGGACGTGCTGGATGACCGCGGCTGGTCGGCCAAGGACCAGGCCAGTGCTCACAACTACGAGGAGATCGTGCACCTGCTGGAAGAAGCCGGCGCCTGA
- a CDS encoding Zn-dependent hydrolase: protein MKKTSIFLSGISLALAALLISACESGEGMGVEERLGQYTSVTLTAEVDSLSESQRRMIPILIEAAGAMDEVFWMQAWGDRTALMNRIGHPEMQRLAQINYGPWDRLNNNESFVEGIGPKPAGANFYPEDMTGEEFEAWDSEAKDDLYTMVRRDSAGSLQAVPYHEAFAEQHERAAAKLKEAALLAQNPGLQRYLNLRAEALLTGEYRESDLAWMDMKTNTIEVVIGPIETYEDQLYGYKAAHEAFVLVKDQAWSRRLSRYTEVLPELQRGLPVDERYKQESPGTESELNAYDAVYYAGDANAGSKTIAINLPNDEQVQLEKGTRRLQLKNAMRAKYEEILVPISEMLIAEEQRGYITFDAFFANTMFHEVAHGLGIKNTVDGGGTVREALRDHASALEEGKADVLGLYMISELRESGMVTEGSMEENYVTFLASIFRSIRFGQSSAHGKANLIRFNYFQEQGAFTFDEESQTWAVDFERMAEAADALSRDILVMQGNGDYEAVSQFVETYLVVDERLEAQLDRLDEAGIPRDVTFNQGVEVLGLFD from the coding sequence ATGAAGAAGACATCCATTTTCCTTTCCGGCATCTCCCTGGCCCTTGCCGCCCTGCTGATTTCCGCCTGCGAAAGCGGGGAGGGCATGGGCGTGGAGGAACGCCTCGGGCAGTACACCTCCGTCACCCTTACCGCGGAGGTGGACTCGCTCAGCGAGAGCCAGCGCCGTATGATTCCCATTCTTATCGAAGCCGCCGGGGCCATGGACGAAGTATTCTGGATGCAGGCCTGGGGCGACCGTACCGCACTCATGAACCGCATCGGTCACCCTGAAATGCAGCGGTTGGCGCAGATCAACTACGGACCCTGGGACCGCCTCAACAATAACGAGTCTTTTGTGGAGGGCATTGGACCCAAGCCGGCGGGCGCCAATTTCTATCCGGAGGACATGACCGGCGAGGAGTTCGAAGCCTGGGACAGCGAGGCGAAGGACGACCTCTACACCATGGTGCGGCGGGACTCGGCGGGCAGCCTGCAGGCGGTGCCCTACCATGAGGCCTTTGCCGAGCAACACGAACGGGCGGCGGCCAAGCTGAAGGAGGCCGCCCTGCTGGCGCAGAATCCCGGGCTGCAGCGCTATCTCAACCTGCGCGCCGAAGCCCTTCTTACCGGCGAGTACCGGGAGAGCGACCTGGCCTGGATGGACATGAAAACCAATACCATCGAGGTGGTTATTGGTCCCATAGAGACCTACGAGGACCAGCTTTACGGCTACAAGGCGGCCCACGAGGCTTTTGTGCTGGTCAAGGACCAGGCCTGGAGCCGCCGCCTCTCCCGCTACACCGAGGTGCTGCCGGAGCTGCAGCGCGGCCTGCCGGTGGACGAGCGCTATAAGCAGGAGTCGCCGGGCACCGAGTCGGAGCTGAACGCCTACGATGCGGTCTACTACGCCGGCGATGCCAACGCGGGCTCGAAAACCATCGCCATCAACCTGCCCAATGACGAGCAGGTGCAGCTGGAGAAGGGCACCCGGCGACTGCAGCTCAAGAACGCCATGCGGGCCAAGTACGAGGAGATCCTGGTACCCATTTCGGAGATGCTGATCGCCGAAGAGCAGCGAGGCTACATCACCTTCGACGCCTTTTTTGCCAACACCATGTTTCACGAGGTGGCCCACGGGTTGGGCATCAAGAACACTGTCGACGGCGGCGGCACGGTGCGCGAGGCGCTGCGCGACCACGCCTCCGCCCTGGAAGAGGGCAAGGCCGACGTGCTGGGACTCTATATGATTTCGGAACTGCGCGAAAGCGGCATGGTCACCGAGGGCAGCATGGAGGAGAACTACGTGACCTTCCTGGCCAGCATCTTCCGCTCCATCCGTTTCGGGCAGTCCAGCGCCCACGGCAAGGCCAACCTGATCCGCTTCAACTACTTCCAGGAGCAGGGGGCCTTTACCTTCGACGAGGAGTCGCAGACCTGGGCGGTGGATTTCGAGCGGATGGCGGAGGCCGCCGACGCCCTCTCCCGTGACATCCTGGTCATGCAGGGCAACGGCGACTACGAGGCGGTCTCGCAGTTCGTGGAGACCTACCTGGTGGTGGACGAGCGCCTGGAGGCCCAGCTTGACCGCCTGGATGAGGCCGGCATTCCAAGGGATGTGACCTTCAACCAGGGCGTGGAGGTGCTCGGGTTATTTGATTAA
- a CDS encoding N-acetylmuramoyl-L-alanine amidase — translation MRGCFCFLLLACLPLATLAQLNRVSTAERSDGKGHVIRFHMTQEADSFQVFQPEVNLIQMAVYGEDIDTAGVELDNLQEAFDEISLYDIPSGVGVDVYLAQDEHYLARSYHDGSSSDLLLALTRSGRSDVQALSENHEPVMWSRFTVQAESLLARGGSDSDVPMDETYEKMKDKIQFDRVVIDAGHGGHDPGSIGYRGVYEKDIVLTIAKKVGGYIEESEEMQNVEVIYTRSGDEFYDLEERGSIANRAEGDLFVSIHANSSASRQAHGTETYFLGTARTQSALETMKRENSVANLENGNSDELTQEQLLTYELLNSGYIASSEELAGMIQDQLANRAQRRSRGVKQAGFIVLFHASMPAVLIETGFISNPGEARYLSSDWGQSIVASAIFRAIRNYKVQYDADQHLTTKEEERRP, via the coding sequence TTGCGGGGATGCTTCTGCTTCCTGCTCCTCGCATGCCTGCCCCTGGCTACACTGGCGCAGCTCAATCGCGTCTCCACCGCCGAGCGCAGCGACGGCAAGGGCCACGTCATACGCTTCCATATGACCCAGGAAGCGGATTCCTTTCAGGTATTCCAGCCGGAAGTCAACCTCATACAGATGGCCGTCTATGGGGAGGATATTGACACCGCCGGCGTGGAACTGGACAACCTGCAGGAAGCATTCGACGAAATAAGCCTTTACGACATCCCCTCTGGCGTGGGCGTGGACGTCTACCTTGCACAGGATGAGCACTACCTGGCGCGTTCCTACCACGATGGGTCCAGCAGCGACCTGCTGCTGGCGCTCACACGCTCCGGCCGCAGCGACGTACAGGCCCTCAGCGAAAACCACGAGCCGGTGATGTGGTCTCGTTTTACCGTACAGGCCGAGAGCCTGCTGGCCCGGGGCGGGTCCGACTCGGACGTGCCGATGGACGAGACCTACGAGAAGATGAAGGACAAGATTCAGTTTGACCGCGTCGTGATCGATGCGGGACACGGGGGACACGACCCGGGCTCCATCGGCTACCGAGGCGTTTATGAGAAGGACATCGTCCTCACCATCGCCAAAAAGGTCGGCGGCTACATCGAGGAGAGCGAGGAGATGCAGAATGTGGAGGTGATCTACACGCGGTCCGGCGATGAGTTCTACGACCTGGAGGAGCGGGGCAGCATCGCCAACCGTGCGGAAGGCGACCTCTTTGTCTCCATTCACGCCAATTCAAGCGCCTCGCGGCAGGCCCACGGCACCGAAACCTACTTCCTGGGTACGGCCCGCACGCAGAGCGCGCTGGAGACCATGAAGCGGGAGAACAGCGTGGCCAACCTGGAGAACGGAAATTCCGACGAGCTCACCCAGGAACAGCTGCTTACCTATGAGCTGCTCAACAGCGGGTACATTGCGTCCAGTGAAGAGCTGGCGGGCATGATACAGGACCAGCTCGCCAACCGCGCACAGCGGCGCTCGCGGGGCGTCAAACAGGCCGGCTTCATCGTGCTTTTCCACGCCTCCATGCCCGCCGTGCTTATCGAAACGGGCTTCATCAGCAATCCCGGAGAGGCGCGCTACCTCTCCTCCGACTGGGGCCAGAGCATCGTGGCTTCGGCCATCTTCCGCGCCATCCGGAACTACAAGGTGCAATACGACGCCGATCAGCATTTGACCACCAAAGAAGAAGAACGCCGCCCTTGA
- the udk gene encoding uridine kinase — translation MSPVVIGVAGGSGSGKTTVVHHIIDAVGEENITLLQHDSYYRDLNHLPFEERKAQNFDHPEALETELMIRHLRRLIEGEAVEVPVYDFSRHMRTGKTETACPSGVILIDGILIFVEKALRRLMDIKIYVDTDDDVRLVRRIRRDIMERDRDLKGVLDQYESQVRPMHLEFVEPSKRYADVIIPRGGQNAVALDMVNALIQERLGRQADLT, via the coding sequence TTGAGTCCAGTCGTCATCGGAGTAGCCGGAGGAAGCGGATCGGGGAAGACCACCGTGGTGCACCACATCATCGATGCCGTGGGCGAGGAGAACATCACGCTGCTGCAGCACGACTCCTACTACCGCGACCTGAATCATCTTCCCTTCGAGGAGCGCAAAGCTCAGAATTTTGACCACCCCGAAGCCCTGGAGACCGAACTGATGATTCGCCACCTGCGGCGCCTGATCGAAGGCGAGGCGGTGGAAGTGCCCGTGTACGACTTCAGCCGACATATGCGCACCGGAAAAACGGAGACGGCGTGTCCCTCGGGGGTGATCCTCATCGACGGCATTCTCATTTTCGTGGAAAAGGCGCTGCGCCGACTGATGGACATCAAAATCTATGTGGATACCGACGACGACGTGCGCCTGGTGCGCCGCATCCGCCGCGACATCATGGAGCGTGACCGCGACCTGAAGGGCGTGCTCGACCAGTACGAATCGCAGGTGCGTCCCATGCACCTGGAGTTCGTGGAACCCAGCAAACGCTACGCCGACGTGATCATCCCCCGCGGGGGACAGAACGCGGTAGCCCTCGACATGGTCAACGCCCTCATTCAGGAACGACTCGGCAGGCAGGCGGATTTAACATAG
- a CDS encoding SDR family NAD(P)-dependent oxidoreductase, with product MNIENKTAIVTGASRGIGRAFSAALVRKGARVYGLARSGDKLDEVRDELGNAFQPVVCDVTDHDAIEQWVDETFDASNRPDILVNNAGLGLFGDVDRLPLEDWETMVRTNLNGVFYMTRQLVPHMKEHPGVCHIINIASIAGKIGNPQLSGYNATKFGVRGFTQALFQELRYDGIKVTGFYPGSIATDFFNSSEGADTHPNMMMPDDVAKVLTDTLETPDNFLISDVTMRPLNPKRPDDS from the coding sequence ATGAACATAGAGAACAAGACCGCCATCGTAACGGGAGCCAGCAGAGGCATCGGACGCGCCTTCAGCGCGGCCCTGGTGCGGAAGGGCGCCAGGGTCTACGGCCTGGCGCGCAGCGGGGACAAACTGGACGAAGTGCGCGACGAGCTTGGAAATGCCTTCCAGCCCGTCGTATGCGATGTGACCGACCATGACGCCATCGAACAGTGGGTAGACGAGACCTTTGATGCCTCCAACCGTCCCGATATCCTCGTCAACAACGCGGGACTGGGGCTGTTCGGGGACGTGGACCGGCTGCCGCTGGAGGATTGGGAGACCATGGTTCGCACCAACCTCAACGGCGTATTCTACATGACCCGCCAGCTGGTGCCTCACATGAAAGAGCATCCCGGCGTGTGCCACATCATCAACATCGCCTCCATCGCCGGCAAAATCGGCAATCCGCAGCTCTCCGGCTACAACGCTACCAAATTCGGGGTGCGAGGCTTCACACAGGCCCTTTTCCAGGAACTGCGCTACGACGGCATCAAGGTGACCGGCTTTTACCCGGGGTCCATCGCCACCGACTTTTTCAACAGCTCCGAGGGCGCCGACACCCACCCCAACATGATGATGCCGGACGACGTGGCCAAGGTGCTGACCGACACTCTCGAGACGCCCGACAATTTCCTGATCAGCGACGTCACCATGCGCCCCCTCAATCCCAAACGACCCGACGACTCCTGA
- a CDS encoding DUF4296 domain-containing protein, translating into MRHALAAGLGLLLMAALPACSQTGTPGSTENPVPPDSLLAEETYVDLLVELQLLRSYTRTQPDSVDTDSLQRAIFRRYGVDADRFRRSHDFYQKDLEAQKQRIDRAIEELRMDQVNTRDTSQTDSVPDQGG; encoded by the coding sequence ATGCGCCATGCCCTCGCCGCCGGACTGGGATTGCTGCTGATGGCGGCGCTCCCGGCCTGCTCACAGACCGGGACTCCCGGCAGCACGGAGAATCCCGTACCGCCCGACTCCCTGCTCGCCGAGGAGACCTACGTCGACCTGCTGGTGGAGCTGCAGCTGCTGCGCTCCTACACCCGTACCCAGCCCGACTCGGTGGATACCGACTCCCTGCAGCGGGCCATCTTCCGCCGCTACGGAGTAGACGCCGACCGCTTCCGCCGCAGCCACGACTTCTACCAGAAGGATCTGGAGGCGCAGAAGCAGCGCATCGACCGGGCCATCGAGGAGTTACGAATGGACCAGGTGAATACGCGCGACACCTCACAGACCGACAGCGTCCCGGACCAGGGCGGCTGA